The Chthoniobacterales bacterium genome includes a window with the following:
- a CDS encoding carboxypeptidase-like regulatory domain-containing protein — protein sequence MTPQKRASRQAHSPQAQPGSITARWDAAIILYALIALVSFACGVALLGLMVWKADRLVSLGLTGNLYYIVLLPLGLSAAAFLFGVLKSYARFRGRYFNGVLELGGPVVGFALVVIGGFVLVKSPDTFPLTVFVHGDAGRQDVALRNSGHVVLDLGPDRRREPIGENGQAYFPAVPAAFRGQPVLASVESDSYEPVKPGEMQRLDSSRIYLPVRKKSAVISGRVQDRDGNPIPGASLSIAGISATSDAAGRFEFALPGPRVKPELELYTTASGYKPTSHIVTAGKNEITVVLTAAP from the coding sequence ATGACTCCTCAGAAACGCGCCTCGCGCCAAGCGCATTCTCCTCAAGCGCAGCCGGGCTCGATCACGGCGCGCTGGGACGCGGCAATCATCCTGTATGCGCTGATTGCGCTGGTTAGCTTCGCGTGCGGCGTAGCTCTGCTCGGGCTCATGGTATGGAAAGCGGACCGGTTAGTTTCTCTCGGGCTTACTGGGAATCTCTATTACATCGTTTTGCTGCCGCTCGGCCTCAGCGCTGCCGCATTTCTGTTCGGAGTTCTGAAGTCGTACGCTCGGTTTCGCGGGCGGTACTTCAACGGCGTTCTCGAACTTGGCGGTCCGGTGGTCGGCTTCGCGCTTGTGGTCATCGGCGGCTTTGTTCTCGTGAAGAGTCCGGACACATTTCCTCTCACCGTCTTTGTGCACGGAGATGCTGGCCGACAGGATGTGGCACTGCGAAACTCCGGACACGTCGTCCTGGACCTGGGACCTGACCGGCGGCGCGAACCAATCGGCGAGAATGGACAGGCCTATTTTCCTGCCGTTCCCGCAGCGTTTCGCGGACAGCCAGTACTTGCGTCGGTTGAGTCTGATTCGTACGAGCCAGTCAAACCGGGCGAGATGCAGCGACTTGATAGCTCGCGCATCTACCTCCCCGTTCGCAAGAAATCAGCTGTGATCTCGGGACGTGTGCAAGACCGAGACGGTAACCCGATCCCAGGCGCGAGCCTGTCAATCGCTGGTATCTCAGCGACCAGCGACGCCGCAGGACGATTCGAGTTTGCGCTTCCAGGTCCGCGCGTGAAGCCGGAGCTAGAGTTGTACACCACTGCCAGTGGCTATAAGCCCACCAGTCACATAGTCACTGCGGGGAAAAATGAAATTACGGTCGTTCTCACAGCTGCGCCATGA
- a CDS encoding VWA domain-containing protein: protein MSLPDWFPANSALTFAQPWLLLLLAAIPLLAYWRGKSGPAAALTFSSTAALRSLGKTSAARAGQFLRALLLLSLALFAIAMARPQLGKSLTQVEASGIDIMVVLDVSGSMLTKDFTIGGDSATRIDAIREVTRKFVEGRPNDRIGIIAFAGRPYVVSPMTLDHDWLLKNLERIKIGLVEDGTAIGSGMAAAANRLNDKRSKSRVIVLLTDGENNTGKIPPNTAAEAIKALKIHFYAIGAGINGVAPTPVFNPQNGKPMTDMFGNVVYQNQRVHFNEAGLKEVSRIADGQFFRATDTKSLEQIFGDIDKLEKTTVSVKKYQQYNDLFPAFIMAGLGLLIAQLVLSQTIWKKLP, encoded by the coding sequence TTGAGCCTGCCTGATTGGTTCCCGGCCAACTCCGCCCTCACGTTTGCCCAGCCGTGGCTGCTCCTGCTCCTGGCAGCGATTCCCCTGCTGGCTTATTGGCGAGGCAAGAGCGGACCCGCCGCGGCGTTGACCTTTTCGTCAACCGCGGCACTTCGTTCGCTCGGAAAAACCAGCGCGGCCCGCGCGGGACAATTTCTGCGCGCCCTTTTGCTGCTCAGCCTCGCGCTCTTCGCGATTGCGATGGCTCGCCCGCAGCTGGGGAAAAGCCTTACTCAGGTCGAAGCAAGCGGGATCGACATCATGGTGGTCCTCGACGTCTCCGGGTCGATGCTGACCAAGGATTTTACGATTGGCGGCGACTCGGCCACGCGGATCGACGCGATCCGGGAAGTCACGCGCAAGTTCGTCGAGGGCCGGCCTAACGACCGCATTGGCATTATTGCCTTCGCGGGCCGGCCTTATGTGGTCAGCCCGATGACGCTGGACCACGATTGGCTGCTGAAGAATCTCGAGCGGATCAAGATTGGCCTGGTGGAGGATGGAACGGCCATCGGTTCGGGAATGGCGGCCGCGGCCAATCGACTGAACGACAAACGGTCGAAGAGCCGGGTGATCGTGCTTCTGACCGACGGCGAAAATAATACCGGGAAGATTCCGCCCAATACCGCGGCCGAGGCCATCAAGGCGCTGAAGATTCACTTCTACGCAATCGGCGCCGGCATTAACGGAGTGGCGCCGACGCCGGTGTTCAACCCTCAAAATGGCAAACCGATGACCGACATGTTCGGCAACGTTGTTTATCAGAATCAGCGGGTCCATTTCAACGAAGCCGGTTTGAAGGAGGTGAGCAGGATCGCCGATGGCCAATTCTTCCGGGCGACGGACACGAAATCGCTGGAACAGATTTTTGGCGATATCGACAAGTTGGAGAAGACGACGGTCTCCGTGAAGAAATACCAGCAATACAACGACCTGTTTCCGGCCTTCATCATGGCCGGGCTTGGCCTGCTGATCGCGCAACTGGTGTTGTCCCAGACGATTTGGAAGAAATTGCCGTGA
- a CDS encoding MoxR family ATPase, with protein MKSTQEITQQVQELGQWISPLREQIGHVVIGQKYLVDRLLLGLLANGHILLEGVPGLAKTLTVKTMAACIQTGFQRLQFTPDLLPADLIGTLIYNPRTGEFTTKLGPLFSNLILADEINRAPAKVQSALLEAMQERQVTIGETTYPLSDPFLVLATQNPLEQEGTYQLPEAQLDRFMLKLHIGYPHKTEERLILDLMATSAPNLNVTPVVDPQQIIAARSVVNEIYIDDRVKDYIVDVVWATRDPASYNLKLEGLIRYGASPRATIYLALAARAHAFLNGRGYVTPQDVKSIGTDVLRHRIIVSYEAEAETITSETIVDRIFAGLPVP; from the coding sequence ATGAAATCGACGCAGGAAATCACGCAGCAGGTTCAGGAATTAGGCCAATGGATTTCACCGCTGCGCGAGCAAATCGGTCACGTCGTGATCGGCCAGAAATACCTGGTTGACCGGCTTTTGCTCGGTTTGCTCGCCAACGGCCATATCCTGCTCGAAGGCGTTCCCGGCCTGGCCAAGACCCTCACCGTCAAGACGATGGCCGCCTGCATTCAAACCGGTTTCCAGCGTCTCCAATTTACTCCCGACCTGTTGCCCGCGGATTTGATCGGCACCCTCATTTACAATCCGCGCACCGGCGAGTTTACGACCAAGCTCGGACCGCTCTTTTCGAACCTGATCCTGGCCGACGAAATCAACCGCGCGCCGGCCAAAGTCCAAAGCGCGCTGCTGGAGGCAATGCAGGAGCGTCAGGTGACCATCGGAGAAACGACGTATCCACTTTCCGATCCCTTTCTGGTCCTCGCGACGCAGAATCCGCTCGAACAGGAGGGAACCTATCAACTCCCGGAAGCGCAACTCGACCGCTTCATGCTGAAATTGCACATCGGATATCCGCACAAGACCGAGGAACGCCTGATTCTGGATTTGATGGCGACGTCCGCACCGAACCTGAACGTCACACCGGTAGTCGATCCGCAACAGATTATCGCCGCGCGTTCGGTGGTGAACGAAATCTACATCGACGACCGGGTGAAGGACTACATCGTGGACGTTGTCTGGGCGACGCGAGACCCGGCTTCCTACAACTTGAAATTGGAAGGGCTGATTCGTTACGGGGCCTCACCGCGCGCCACCATTTACCTGGCGCTGGCGGCCCGCGCGCACGCCTTCCTGAACGGCCGCGGCTACGTCACCCCGCAGGACGTGAAGAGCATCGGCACCGATGTCCTGCGGCATCGCATTATCGTCAGTTACGAAGCCGAAGCCGAGACGATTACGAGCGAGACGATCGTCGATCGCATTTTCGCGGGATTGCCGGTGCCGTGA
- a CDS encoding DUF4381 family protein, with protein MFFAAADIHEIAPPVDYSLVPPWVVFGGIILGLVLLGLMGWWIRKRLLRPKPQPSARDRALQNLDRIGREMESMTPYQFSIRVSDILRSYVTEQYALPVTRQTSVEFLTAIAKASPFSEDEKSLLEDFLNRCDLIKFARYDATLEDGRLLLEEATRFVQGGKLEPA; from the coding sequence ATGTTTTTCGCTGCCGCTGACATTCACGAGATTGCGCCACCGGTTGATTACTCACTGGTGCCGCCCTGGGTCGTCTTCGGCGGCATCATTCTCGGTCTTGTTCTTCTCGGCCTGATGGGCTGGTGGATCCGAAAACGTTTATTGCGTCCCAAGCCCCAACCGTCAGCGCGCGACCGCGCCCTCCAAAACCTCGACCGCATCGGCCGCGAAATGGAATCAATGACGCCGTACCAATTCAGTATCCGCGTCTCGGACATTTTGCGGAGCTACGTAACGGAACAATACGCTTTGCCGGTGACTCGCCAGACCTCGGTCGAGTTCCTTACCGCGATCGCAAAAGCCTCGCCGTTTTCCGAGGATGAAAAGTCATTGCTGGAGGATTTTCTCAACCGCTGCGACTTGATCAAGTTCGCTCGCTACGACGCCACGCTCGAAGACGGGAGACTGCTTTTGGAAGAGGCAACCCGGTTTGTCCAAGGAGGAAAACTTGAGCCTGCCTGA
- a CDS encoding VWA domain-containing protein, with amino-acid sequence MSFGAPQWFWALLVVPFLAIIFARGERRAVVRLREFVSERLLPDLARTVDRRRRKLRFALVLLGVAFLVTALAEPRWGYIYEDVKRKGLDLIFAADTSRSMLSNDVPPSRLQRVKLAMQDLLNELQGDRVGLVAFAGRSFLQAPLTIDYSAAVEAINDLDTNTIPEGGTNISAAIDLAVGTFGKSAIGNRAMIIFTDGEELSGDAVKTARSAADAGVRIFTVGVGTPEGSLIPINGEGGGNAFVKDSNGQVVKSRLDESRLKEIAEATGGFYIHLEDGPRTMKTLFSEGLAKMQTGEIDDRMSRRPIERYQWPLAAALIALTLSYLVRERKRVRAPSVSRVEPKRALAAAALLLILAGTSLAASPGLDAYRNDKYTEAYQEFEKTLKEHPNTHAADKIEFDAGAAAYKMGDFNKALEWFSRSLLSKDKTLQEKSHYNIGRTLEERADRAQSNEKALGDLQNAQSHYEEALKIDPKDERAKANLEEVKKKIERLKQEPPKKPSPPPQSQKDKQQKDQPKDQQQKDQQQKDQQQKDEQKKQDQQNQQDQQKSEKSEDKNKKEEPKAGETPSPSPGGDRQQQQQEQNQASPSPSAGQGKGEGQEKDQKSPSGDDQNASPSPSESASPSPNESGSPSPSPGAGDETQPNASPSASASASPQKKLSGDVKGAGEEKPNQPPQTAEAAPAEPEKEGQMSEKQAQLLLQSMKDEEQRVQLDERKAARRVYKDW; translated from the coding sequence ATGAGCTTCGGCGCGCCACAATGGTTCTGGGCTCTGCTCGTCGTCCCATTTTTAGCGATCATTTTCGCTCGCGGCGAACGGCGGGCCGTGGTCCGGCTCCGCGAGTTCGTGTCGGAGCGGCTGCTGCCCGATCTCGCCCGCACGGTGGACCGGCGGCGCCGCAAGCTTCGCTTTGCTCTCGTCCTGCTGGGGGTTGCTTTCCTGGTCACGGCGCTGGCGGAACCGCGCTGGGGTTACATTTACGAGGATGTTAAGCGCAAGGGCCTGGACCTGATCTTCGCCGCCGACACGTCGCGCAGCATGCTTTCGAACGACGTGCCTCCGAGCCGTCTCCAGCGGGTGAAACTGGCGATGCAGGATCTGCTCAACGAACTCCAGGGCGATCGCGTCGGCCTGGTGGCCTTCGCGGGACGCAGCTTTCTCCAGGCGCCGCTGACAATTGATTACAGCGCCGCGGTCGAGGCGATCAACGATCTCGATACGAATACAATTCCGGAAGGCGGAACAAACATTTCGGCCGCGATCGACCTGGCGGTGGGAACGTTCGGGAAAAGTGCGATCGGCAATCGCGCGATGATTATTTTCACTGACGGCGAAGAATTGAGCGGCGACGCGGTCAAGACGGCCAGGAGCGCCGCCGATGCGGGAGTGCGGATCTTCACGGTCGGAGTGGGCACGCCGGAAGGCTCGCTCATTCCGATTAACGGCGAGGGCGGAGGGAACGCGTTCGTCAAAGACAGCAACGGACAGGTCGTCAAATCCAGACTGGACGAAAGCCGCCTCAAGGAAATCGCGGAGGCCACGGGCGGCTTCTATATTCACCTGGAAGATGGGCCGCGAACGATGAAGACGCTCTTCAGCGAGGGATTAGCGAAGATGCAGACGGGCGAGATTGACGACCGGATGTCGCGGCGACCGATCGAGCGATATCAATGGCCGCTTGCCGCCGCGCTCATTGCTCTAACGCTTTCTTACCTGGTGCGAGAACGAAAACGAGTGCGGGCGCCGTCGGTTTCCCGAGTGGAGCCCAAGCGAGCGCTAGCGGCAGCGGCGCTCTTGCTGATCCTCGCTGGGACATCCCTGGCCGCGTCGCCGGGCCTGGACGCATACCGTAACGACAAATACACCGAGGCCTACCAGGAATTTGAGAAGACGCTAAAAGAACATCCGAACACCCACGCGGCCGACAAAATTGAGTTCGATGCCGGGGCGGCCGCCTACAAAATGGGGGACTTCAACAAAGCCCTGGAGTGGTTCAGTCGCTCGTTGCTTTCCAAAGACAAAACGCTCCAGGAGAAAAGCCATTATAACATCGGCCGGACTTTGGAAGAGCGTGCGGATCGCGCGCAATCGAATGAGAAGGCTCTGGGGGACTTGCAGAATGCGCAGTCGCATTACGAGGAGGCGCTCAAAATTGATCCGAAGGATGAACGGGCGAAGGCCAATCTGGAGGAAGTAAAAAAGAAGATTGAGCGCCTGAAACAAGAGCCTCCGAAAAAACCGTCGCCTCCTCCCCAATCCCAGAAAGACAAGCAGCAGAAAGATCAACCGAAGGACCAACAGCAGAAAGATCAGCAACAAAAGGATCAGCAACAGAAAGACGAGCAAAAGAAGCAGGATCAACAGAACCAACAGGACCAGCAGAAATCCGAAAAGAGCGAAGACAAAAACAAGAAAGAAGAACCCAAAGCGGGCGAGACGCCTTCGCCGTCACCGGGTGGCGATCGGCAGCAGCAACAACAGGAGCAGAATCAAGCCAGCCCGTCCCCCTCAGCCGGCCAGGGCAAAGGCGAAGGTCAAGAGAAAGACCAGAAATCACCTTCGGGCGATGACCAGAACGCCTCTCCGTCGCCCTCGGAGTCGGCTTCCCCTTCCCCCAACGAGTCGGGATCACCCTCTCCGTCGCCGGGCGCCGGAGATGAAACCCAACCGAACGCTTCGCCTTCCGCGAGCGCCAGCGCCTCGCCGCAAAAGAAACTATCCGGCGATGTAAAGGGAGCAGGCGAAGAAAAGCCAAATCAACCGCCCCAGACCGCCGAGGCCGCGCCCGCCGAGCCGGAGAAAGAAGGCCAGATGAGCGAGAAACAAGCGCAGCTCTTATTGCAATCGATGAAAGACGAAGAGCAACGGGTCCAGCTCGATGAACGCAAGGCTGCGCGCCGTGTCTATAAGGACTGGTAA
- a CDS encoding tetratricopeptide repeat protein, with protein sequence MKTVYRRLYLGFLLLTAATAEGAVLKGIVIENELGGPPLENVEISAASGGNPTVSHSNGAFALEFPSFHPGDRVRVVVKKSGHVVVNDVQLEQALPANPDATPLTILLCKEGVREEMASRFYRLKSLEAIRQRYEEELAKLQEQQHENVEALSRLAQERHRAIAAAQTTAEQLAKVNPEESSQLYREAMRLFLEGKIDRALNVLDEEKLRRATTAVAKKREEADKQLAELVQAWLLKAQLLTTQFRFKEAEDTHASALSAAPESFEANFAFALFNHELNRFDKANEAYARALGIAQRQETVSKVAMTLNNLGVLHRAQNRMEEARKAHEESLKIRRALAEKNPDTYLPDVAKTLNNLGVLHREQNRMEEARKAYEESLKIRRALAEKNPDTYLPDVANTLNNLGVLHSDQNRMEEARKAYEEALKSYRALAEKNSDTYLPDVAMTLNNLGVLHRAQNRMEEARNAYEESLRSYRALAEKNPDAYLPDVAMTLNNLGNLHSDQNRMEEARKTYEESLKIGRALAKKNPDTYLPDVAKTLNNLGVLHRDQNRMEEARKAYEESLKIRRALAEKNPDTYLPYVANTLNNLGVLHRAQNRMEEARKAYEESLRSYRALAEKNPDTYLPDVAMTLNNLGVLDRDQNRMEEARKAYEEALKSYRALAEKNPDTYLPDVAMTLNNLGNLRRDQNRKEEARKAFIEALDIYTRFAKRDPDQYSSRAALVKNNLEALGH encoded by the coding sequence ATGAAGACGGTGTACCGCCGTTTGTACCTCGGATTTCTTTTGCTCACGGCGGCTACGGCGGAAGGCGCTGTGCTTAAAGGCATCGTCATCGAGAATGAGCTTGGCGGCCCGCCTCTGGAGAATGTTGAAATCAGCGCTGCCAGTGGAGGTAACCCGACCGTGTCGCATAGCAACGGCGCCTTCGCTCTGGAATTCCCGAGTTTTCATCCAGGGGACAGGGTTCGCGTCGTCGTTAAGAAAAGTGGGCACGTCGTCGTCAACGACGTCCAATTGGAACAGGCGCTTCCCGCAAATCCTGACGCTACTCCGTTGACCATTCTCCTCTGCAAAGAAGGGGTTCGTGAAGAGATGGCAAGCCGCTTCTATCGCTTGAAGTCCCTCGAAGCGATCCGCCAACGGTATGAAGAGGAGCTGGCGAAGCTGCAGGAACAGCAGCACGAGAACGTTGAAGCGCTTTCACGGCTCGCCCAAGAGCGTCATCGAGCGATTGCCGCAGCCCAGACCACGGCTGAGCAACTCGCTAAGGTTAACCCGGAAGAAAGCTCGCAGCTTTATCGCGAAGCGATGCGGCTCTTCCTCGAAGGAAAGATCGACCGAGCGCTCAACGTCCTCGATGAGGAGAAGCTGCGCCGTGCGACGACCGCTGTCGCTAAGAAAAGAGAAGAAGCCGACAAGCAGCTCGCCGAGCTGGTCCAAGCATGGCTACTCAAAGCGCAACTTCTCACTACGCAGTTCCGTTTCAAAGAGGCTGAGGACACGCATGCCAGTGCGCTTTCTGCCGCCCCGGAAAGCTTTGAGGCGAATTTCGCGTTTGCTCTGTTTAACCACGAGCTAAACCGCTTCGACAAAGCGAATGAAGCCTACGCGCGCGCCCTTGGTATTGCGCAGCGACAGGAGACTGTCTCGAAGGTGGCGATGACGCTGAACAATCTCGGCGTTCTGCACCGCGCCCAGAATCGGATGGAGGAGGCGCGCAAGGCCCACGAAGAATCGCTTAAGATTCGCCGTGCGCTGGCGGAGAAGAACCCCGATACCTATCTCCCGGACGTGGCGAAGACGCTGAACAATCTCGGCGTCCTACACCGCGAGCAGAATCGGATGGAGGAGGCGCGCAAGGCCTACGAAGAATCGCTCAAGATTCGCCGCGCACTGGCGGAGAAGAACCCCGATACCTATCTCCCGGATGTAGCGAACACGCTGAACAATCTCGGCGTTCTGCACAGCGACCAGAATCGGATGGAGGAGGCGCGCAAGGCCTATGAAGAAGCGCTCAAGAGCTACCGCGCACTGGCGGAGAAGAACTCCGATACCTATCTCCCGGATGTAGCGATGACGCTGAACAATCTCGGCGTTCTGCACCGCGCCCAGAATCGGATGGAGGAGGCGCGCAATGCCTACGAAGAATCGCTCAGGAGCTACCGCGCACTGGCGGAGAAGAACCCCGATGCCTATCTGCCGGATGTGGCGATGACGCTGAACAATCTCGGCAACCTGCACAGCGACCAGAATCGGATGGAGGAGGCGCGCAAGACCTACGAAGAATCGCTCAAGATTGGCCGCGCGCTGGCGAAGAAGAACCCCGATACGTATCTGCCGGATGTGGCGAAGACGCTGAACAATCTCGGCGTCCTGCACCGTGACCAGAATCGGATGGAGGAGGCGCGCAAAGCCTACGAAGAATCGCTCAAGATTCGCCGCGCACTGGCGGAGAAGAACCCCGATACCTATCTGCCGTATGTGGCGAACACGCTGAACAATCTCGGCGTTCTGCACCGCGCCCAGAACCGGATGGAGGAGGCGCGCAAGGCCTACGAAGAATCGCTCAGGAGCTACCGCGCACTGGCGGAGAAGAACCCCGATACCTATCTGCCGGATGTGGCGATGACGCTGAACAATCTCGGCGTTCTGGACCGCGACCAGAATCGGATGGAGGAGGCGCGCAAGGCCTACGAAGAAGCGCTCAAGAGCTATCGCGCGCTAGCGGAGAAGAACCCCGACACTTATCTGCCGGATGTGGCGATGACGCTGAACAATCTTGGCAATCTGCGCCGCGATCAGAATCGAAAGGAGGAGGCACGCAAGGCTTTCATTGAGGCCTTGGACATCTACACGAGATTTGCGAAAAGGGACCCCGACCAGTACTCAAGTCGCGCCGCGCTGGTGAAAAACAACCTGGAGGCGCTTGGGCATTGA
- a CDS encoding DUF58 domain-containing protein, giving the protein MSRGVNMGPSTAPAKAGSARDDDKKTPAEILKKIRALEIKTKGLVQTIFAGDYHSVFKGRGMNFEDVREYQPGDEIRAIDWNVTARLGTAFVKKFTEERELTVVLVVDVSASGNFGSVSQSKRELAAEVACLLAFSAIRNNDKVGLLLFSDRVELFIPPKKGRSHTLRIIREILFFQPKGRGTAPSLALDYLNKVVTRRAVVFFVSDFQAGDFSRELAVSGRRHDFIAVHIQDQREEQLPNVGIITLEDAETGEQIEINTADRATRARFNAMAETRRADLNHLLRRNHIDAISLRTGENYLPALRSFFKQRERRLAVR; this is encoded by the coding sequence GTGAGCAGGGGCGTGAACATGGGTCCCTCGACTGCTCCCGCCAAAGCGGGATCCGCTCGCGATGACGACAAAAAGACGCCGGCGGAGATTCTAAAGAAAATCCGAGCGCTCGAAATCAAGACCAAGGGCCTCGTCCAGACCATCTTCGCGGGCGATTACCACAGCGTCTTCAAAGGTCGCGGAATGAACTTCGAGGACGTCCGGGAATATCAACCGGGGGACGAAATTCGCGCGATCGATTGGAACGTGACGGCGCGCCTCGGGACCGCGTTCGTGAAAAAGTTCACGGAAGAACGCGAGCTGACAGTCGTCCTGGTGGTGGACGTGAGTGCGTCTGGAAATTTCGGCAGCGTCTCCCAGTCAAAACGCGAGCTGGCCGCGGAGGTCGCCTGCCTGCTCGCCTTCAGCGCGATTCGAAACAACGACAAGGTCGGTCTTCTCCTTTTCAGCGATCGGGTGGAGCTCTTTATCCCGCCGAAAAAAGGGCGGTCGCACACTCTGCGCATCATCCGCGAAATCCTGTTCTTCCAACCGAAGGGACGCGGAACCGCCCCTTCCCTGGCGCTGGATTATCTGAACAAGGTCGTGACCCGGCGCGCCGTGGTTTTCTTTGTCTCCGATTTTCAAGCGGGCGATTTTTCGCGCGAACTCGCCGTGAGCGGGCGACGGCATGATTTCATCGCCGTCCATATCCAGGATCAGCGGGAAGAGCAGCTGCCCAACGTGGGAATAATTACCCTTGAGGACGCCGAAACCGGCGAACAAATCGAGATCAATACCGCGGATCGCGCCACGCGCGCGCGCTTCAATGCGATGGCCGAGACCCGCCGCGCCGATCTCAATCATCTTCTCCGGCGCAATCATATCGACGCGATCTCACTCCGGACGGGAGAGAATTATCTGCCGGCCCTGCGGTCATTTTTCAAACAACGAGAGCGCCGGCTGGCGGTTAGATAA
- a CDS encoding BatD family protein — protein sequence MRDARWIPLPAATRLALVALLAFLPLAHLLAASASVTAVLTNSETVVGQPVQLQIKVSGSASARPPGEISVDGLDIRFSGQSQLLEGRNFQFTYSYIYNYTVMPTKAGTFKIPPLTVQAGGESFRTPELSLQVADASAQSPRSNRSGGSIDPSKIAFVELTLSKTTAYVGEMIPAVVRLGFNVRTPVESLGNGVEITGQGFTAQKMREPRQTIETIGGKTYQTFTFKTALSPARSGKIEIGPVQLNPVVRIPRTPARNPNMPRDLFDLNDPFMDNFFRDPMFTPSTPTEIKLKSEAVTLEVKALPPGAPPDFGGAVGNFTMTTDAKPKAAQVGDPFTITAKITGRGNFDRVTGPSFEDEKGWHKYPPSSEFKQDDDIGISGIKTFETVLSANERKDKIPAQLFSYFDPVKEQYVTLRGEAIPVRVEGGAAPAPAPSSPANQAPASTPATATAPAPSPKPQGILNQITELPAEPQSFTPLFARRSFWLAQLVPLLFLLGFVGWKMRQAHLGNRDAQRREALQSEATALQRSLRGEDVPPQEYFSRASRAVQLKTALARGVDPNLVDAETAAAAFRADEDTRRRLQRLFEKSDEARYSGGQNGIRLLPPETRQEVLELIENLRA from the coding sequence ATGAGAGACGCCCGATGGATTCCCCTTCCCGCTGCGACACGGCTGGCGCTTGTGGCGCTCCTGGCGTTTCTTCCGCTGGCCCATCTTCTGGCGGCGTCCGCGAGCGTCACGGCGGTCCTGACCAATTCGGAGACGGTTGTAGGCCAGCCGGTGCAGCTTCAAATCAAAGTCAGTGGCTCGGCCAGCGCGAGACCGCCTGGCGAAATATCGGTGGACGGGCTCGACATTCGTTTTAGCGGACAGTCGCAGCTGCTCGAGGGCCGCAATTTTCAGTTCACTTACAGTTACATCTACAATTACACGGTCATGCCGACGAAGGCGGGCACGTTCAAGATTCCGCCGCTCACCGTCCAGGCCGGCGGAGAATCTTTTCGCACTCCGGAGCTTTCCTTGCAGGTGGCGGACGCCTCCGCGCAGTCTCCCCGGTCGAATCGCTCTGGCGGGTCGATTGATCCAAGCAAGATCGCGTTTGTGGAGCTCACCCTGAGCAAGACGACCGCTTATGTTGGCGAGATGATTCCGGCGGTAGTACGGCTGGGATTCAACGTCCGCACCCCGGTGGAATCGCTCGGCAATGGGGTCGAAATCACGGGCCAGGGATTCACCGCCCAAAAAATGCGCGAGCCCAGGCAAACCATCGAAACGATTGGTGGAAAAACGTATCAGACGTTCACCTTCAAGACCGCGCTCTCCCCGGCACGAAGCGGGAAGATTGAGATCGGTCCGGTGCAGCTTAATCCGGTTGTGCGAATTCCCCGGACGCCCGCACGCAATCCAAACATGCCGCGCGATCTCTTCGATTTGAACGACCCGTTCATGGACAATTTTTTTCGCGATCCCATGTTCACGCCGAGCACGCCCACGGAAATAAAACTGAAAAGCGAAGCCGTCACCCTGGAGGTGAAAGCATTGCCGCCCGGGGCTCCGCCGGATTTTGGAGGAGCGGTCGGTAATTTTACCATGACGACGGACGCCAAGCCGAAGGCCGCCCAGGTGGGCGATCCTTTCACGATCACGGCCAAGATCACTGGCCGGGGGAATTTCGACCGGGTGACGGGCCCGAGCTTCGAAGACGAGAAGGGCTGGCACAAATATCCGCCCTCGTCCGAATTCAAGCAGGATGACGACATTGGGATCAGCGGGATAAAAACCTTTGAGACGGTCCTTAGCGCGAACGAGCGAAAAGACAAAATCCCGGCTCAGCTTTTCAGTTATTTCGATCCGGTGAAGGAGCAGTACGTCACCCTGCGGGGAGAAGCGATCCCGGTTCGGGTGGAAGGGGGAGCCGCTCCAGCCCCGGCGCCGTCCAGCCCCGCCAACCAGGCGCCTGCCTCAACTCCGGCCACGGCCACCGCACCGGCGCCGAGTCCAAAACCACAGGGGATCCTCAATCAAATCACCGAGCTTCCGGCGGAGCCGCAATCGTTTACTCCCCTTTTCGCGCGCCGATCGTTCTGGCTGGCGCAATTGGTCCCGTTGCTTTTCCTGCTCGGATTTGTCGGCTGGAAAATGCGCCAGGCGCATTTGGGTAATCGCGACGCTCAGCGCCGGGAGGCTTTGCAATCCGAGGCCACTGCGCTCCAGCGAAGTTTGCGCGGAGAAGATGTGCCGCCGCAGGAATATTTCTCGAGAGCATCACGGGCAGTGCAGTTGAAGACGGCCCTGGCGCGAGGGGTCGACCCGAATTTGGTCGATGCCGAGACGGCTGCAGCCGCATTCCGCGCGGATGAAGACACGCGGCGGCGGCTCCAACGTTTGTTCGAAAAAAGCGATGAAGCCCGCTACAGCGGCGGACAAAACGGCATTCGTCTGCTCCCGCCGGAGACCCGGCAAGAAGTCCTCGAATTGATCGAGAATTTGCGCGCATGA